Proteins from a single region of Brachybacterium avium:
- a CDS encoding DUF3560 domain-containing protein, which produces MTTLTITHTHTEGTLIDGTSRGDGSADALKANRWRWSRNLGSWYIPSSRDHDARGWQIEATARQLREAGFEVEIEVDNTARPTAEVEADKAARAADRAAALDAKAARHQSAADAHHAAADQISSGIPFGQPILVGHHSEGRARRDAAKIHTNMRKAIDAGEAAREAERKANAARVNTRPEHPSTTANRLDKLRAELRKLERQQRPGYTVASGSAVIAEVSHEDIADTPRMEQLREQIAYWEGVRAQQIADGKVLDTSAAKAGDLVQVRGGTWWRIKRANTKTLTLESGGCSIRAQRHQVTALRPGPDAD; this is translated from the coding sequence ATGACCACCCTGACCATCACCCACACCCACACCGAGGGAACCCTCATCGACGGCACGAGCCGCGGGGACGGGTCCGCGGACGCGCTCAAGGCCAACCGGTGGCGCTGGTCCCGCAACCTCGGCAGCTGGTACATCCCCAGTTCCCGGGACCATGACGCCCGCGGCTGGCAGATCGAAGCCACCGCCCGCCAGCTGCGCGAAGCCGGGTTCGAGGTCGAGATCGAGGTGGACAACACCGCCCGGCCCACGGCCGAGGTCGAGGCGGACAAGGCCGCTCGGGCGGCCGATCGGGCCGCGGCCCTCGATGCCAAGGCCGCCCGGCACCAGTCCGCCGCAGACGCCCACCACGCCGCGGCCGATCAGATCAGCTCGGGCATCCCCTTCGGCCAGCCGATCCTGGTCGGCCACCACTCCGAGGGCCGGGCCCGGCGGGACGCCGCGAAGATCCACACGAACATGCGCAAGGCGATCGACGCCGGGGAGGCCGCGCGCGAGGCAGAGCGCAAGGCCAACGCCGCCCGGGTCAACACCCGGCCCGAGCACCCCTCGACCACCGCGAACCGCCTCGACAAGCTCCGCGCCGAGCTGCGGAAGCTGGAGCGCCAGCAGCGGCCCGGGTACACGGTCGCCAGCGGCTCCGCCGTCATCGCCGAGGTCTCCCACGAGGACATCGCGGACACGCCCCGCATGGAGCAGCTGCGCGAGCAGATCGCCTACTGGGAGGGCGTCCGCGCCCAGCAGATCGCCGACGGCAAGGTCCTGGACACCAGCGCCGCGAAGGCCGGGGACCTCGTGCAGGTCCGCGGCGGCACCTGGTGGCGCATCAAGCGCGCCAACACCAAGACCCTCACGCTCGAATCCGGCGGGTGTTCCATCCGCGCCCAGCGCCACCAGGTGACCGCGCTCCGCCCCGGACCGGACGCGGACTGA